CAGTGCCTTGCTGGTCTATCAGGCGCTGCTGTTGGGCGGCTACGCCTACGCGCATTTTATCGGGCGCATGCTGCCTCGCCACCAGTTCGCGCTCCATATCGCGTTACTGGCGCTGGCCGGCCTTACCCTGCCGATTGCCCTGGCCGACGTTCGCAGCCTGGGGCAAGGGTGGGAGGTCCTATGGGTTCCACTTCTGCTACTGGCGAGCGTCGGGCCTGTTTTCTTCCTCGTCTCGGCCCAGGCCCCCCTGGTGCAACGCTGGTATGCGCTCGATGAGAGTGCGGGCGACCCCTATCCGCTCTATGCGGCATCCAACTTCGGTAGTTTCGCGGGACTGATTTCCTATCCGCTGCTCTTCGAACCCTTCGTTCCGCTCAGGCAACAGGCGGTTCTCTGGAGCGCAATCTACGTCGTGCTCATCGTCCTCGTCTGCCTGTTGATGCGGTCGCGGTCGCGCCTACCGCATCTAGCGAAACAGACAGCCCCTTCCACGGCAAATGCGGGGACTCCGATTGGTCCAGAGCGGGTGGGCATGTGGCTTCTGCTCGCGGCCGTACCATCCGGCCTGATGCTGTCCACAACGACCCACCTGACGACCGACATATTCGCCATGCCGCTGCTGTGGGTGATCCCACTCGGTCTCTATTTGCTGAGCTTTACGGCTGCCTTTGCTGAGCGACGGGCAACAGCACGCGTGTTCACGCGAACGGCTCCGCTGATAATCGTTCTGGCAGGGGCGATGGCGATGACGGGAAAGGCAGGTAGTGGACTCCTGGTCGTTTTCACCAGCCTATTGATGCTATTCTCCATATCGGTGGCGCTCCATGGCCGACTCTACGACCTTCGACCCGACCCGTCGCGCCTCACATTCTTCTACCTGATTATGTCCGCAGGCGGCGCACTCGGCGGATTGTTCACAGCGCTCATCGCGCCGCTGATCTTCGATTGGGTGTGGGAGCACCCGCTTCTCGTCCTGATGGCAGCGGCGCTGTTACCGCTGGGCGGGCTGTCCGATTGGCAGCAACGCATTGCGGGTTCGGAGAAAACACGTCTGCGCGCACTGGCGGTAGGCATGGTCATCGCCGCAGCCGTCGCCTGCGGTCTGTTCTACTCCTCCATCAATGAAAACTGGCTGTGGACCACCGTCACACTGTTCATGCTCGCTGGGCTGGCGCTGACCATGAAATTCAGCCACTTCGCCTTTGTCGTCATTCTGGCGCTGATCATGGTCGGGCGCGGCGCCCTGACGCATCTCTCAGCCTACAGTCTCGGCGAAAGGACGCGGAGCTATTTCGGGGTCTACACGATCGCCGACCGGGAGCAGGACGGGATCCGCGTGCTGACGCATGGAACGACCGTGCATGGGCGCCAATTCCTTGGGCCGAAGGACCGGCTTGAGCCGACAACCTATTATGGCGAGCATTCCGGGGTGGGGTTGGTGCTGAGCCATGCCGACGCCCTGTACGGTTCAGGTGCACGGATAGGGATAGTCGGCCTCGGTGCCGGAACGCTCGCCTGCTATCGCCAGCCTGACCAAGTTTACCGCTTCTATGAGATTGATCCTGCTGTGCTCGAATACTCGACCGAAGGTGTTTTCACCTTCCTCGAAGAGTGTGCGCCTGACTCGCAGACCGTCATTGGCGATGCGAGGCTAGAGCTGGAGGCGGAGCCTGCTGGACAGCTCGAGATATTGGCGGTCGATGCCTTCTCGTCAGATGCGATACCGCTGCACCTGCTGACAAAAGAGGCTATCGAAACCTATGGGCGGTCAGTCGGGCCCGATGGTCTGGTGGCGATCCATATCTCCAACCGCTTCATCGCCCTTGAGCCAGTCCTGTCTGCCTTTCTCCGCGATAGCGGGTGGCCCGGCGTTATCAGGATCGATCAGGGAGACGAGAGCAGATCGCTGACAGCCTCGGCCTGGGTCGTCATTTCGCGCAGCGAGCAAAAAATCGAAGAATTGCTTGAAACGACTGGCCGGGACGAATGGCGCGCGCTGAATGATAACGGCAGCGCGGTCTGGACGGACAATTTCTCATCGGCCATTCCACATATCCGGTGGCAAACCATGTTGCGAGGATCCCAGTGACCAACGAAACTCCCTTGGCCCGTCCGGGTGTGAACATCGTCCCGATCCACGGCAAGATTCCGCAGATTCACGAAAGCGCGTTTGTCGCTCCGGGCTGCACGATTATCGGCGACGTGACGATCGGAGCGGGCAGCTCGATCTGGTACAATTGCGTACTGCGTGCGGACGTCAGCCGGATTGTCATCGGCGAGCGCACCAATGTGCAGGATGGCAGCGTGCTCCATTGCGACCCGCCGCGCTCGGGCGACCCGGACGGCTCGCCGCTGATCATCGGGGACGACGTACTGATCGGCCATATGGCGATGATACACGGCTGCACCATCGCGGATCGTGGGTTCGTCGGGCTGGGTGCGATTGCCATGAACAAGGCAGTGATCGGCTCGGATGCCATGCTCGCGGCAGGCGCCATGCTCACCGAGGGCAAGGTCATGGGCGAGCGCGAACTATGGGGCGGACGCCCCGCGCGCAAGATGCGCGATCTCGATGATGCGGCTGTCGCCGGGATGCGGATCGGGACCGCGCATTATGCCGAGAATGCCAAGCATCACGCCGAAGCCGTGGCGGCAGCGCTGGGCAAGGGCGCGTCCGAGGGCTGACCTCATCGGCAGTCCCGCCCGCAGCGCCAGCGGATTGTTGCGCGGCGCAACATCAAGCGTGGAGCAGTCTTGTGCTGGGCTCTAGTCGCGTACCAGCGCGCGTAGCGCATCGATCCGGTCGGCCTCATGCGCGGGCTTGTCCCAGCGGATGCGGTGGATACGGGGGAAGCGCATCGCAAGGCCTGATTTGTGGCGCTTCGATACGTGCGCACTGTCGAAGGCGACCTCGAACACAAGGCTCTTGTCGGTTTCCCGCACCGGGCCGAAGCGATTGACCGTGTTCTGGCGCACATGCCGGTCGAGCTTCTTGAGTTCGTCGTCGGTGAAACCCGAATAGGCTTTTCCAACCGGCAGCAGTTCCGCACCGGCGTCGGGATCACCATTCCAGCAGCCGAAAGTGTAGTCGGAATAGAAGCTCGATCGTTTGCCGCTGCCGCGCTGCGCATACATCAGCACGCAGTCAATCAGCAGCGGATCGCGTTTCCACTTGTACCACAGCCCGGTCTTGCGCCCGGCGACATAGGGGCTCGTCCGGTGCTTGAGCATCAGGCCCTCGATCGCATCGTCGCGCGCGCCTTCGCGAATTTCGGCGAGATGGTTGAAATCGCGCGCTTCGACCAGTTGCGAGAGATCGAAATGGGTTTCGGGCAGGCGCGGGTGGAATTGCTCGAGCTGCGCGCGGCGGCGATGCCATTCGAGCTCCCGCAGATCGGTGCCTTCGATGATCAGTGCATCATAGAGGCGCACGAAAGCGGGCAATTCGGCGAGCATCTTCTTGGAGACATTCTTGCGGCCGAGGCGCTGCTGCAAGGCATTGAAACTGGCAGCTCCTCCAGCCTCCCCGCCCTGGTGCGCGCCGCGAACGAGTAGTTCCCCGTCAAGCACGGCAGGTATGTCGAGCGCCTCGACCAGCTCCGGAAAAGTGTGGCTGATATCGTCGCCGCTGCGCGAGTAGAGCCTCGTTTCGCCGCCCGCGTGGACCAATTGCACGCGGATCCCGTCCCATTTCCACTCCGCCGCATAGTCCTTCAGATCGACGATCGTGTCTTCGAGCGGATGCGCCAGCATGAAGGGTCGGAAGGTCGGGCGGTTCTCGGTGTCGGGCGGTGCTGCGCCGTCTGCAGCCCAGGCGAACAGCTCCGCGTAGGGCGGCGCGAGCCCGTGCCAGTATTCCTCGACCTCCTCGACCGCGACATCGAAGGCCTGAGCGAACGCGGTCTTGGCAATCCGCGATGAGACGCCGATCCGCAT
This region of Altererythrobacter sp. CAU 1644 genomic DNA includes:
- a CDS encoding cisplatin damage response ATP-dependent DNA ligase codes for the protein MEEFAVLVDALVYTRSRNRKLQLIADYLRETPDPDRGWALAALTGELDFPAVKSSTVRNLMQERVDPVLWTLSRDFVGDTAETASLLWPDPEIDVAPPPSLSEVVDLLGMMTRVSVMSELPKLLDRLDANGRYALIKLATGGMRIGVSSRIAKTAFAQAFDVAVEEVEEYWHGLAPPYAELFAWAADGAAPPDTENRPTFRPFMLAHPLEDTIVDLKDYAAEWKWDGIRVQLVHAGGETRLYSRSGDDISHTFPELVEALDIPAVLDGELLVRGAHQGGEAGGAASFNALQQRLGRKNVSKKMLAELPAFVRLYDALIIEGTDLRELEWHRRRAQLEQFHPRLPETHFDLSQLVEARDFNHLAEIREGARDDAIEGLMLKHRTSPYVAGRKTGLWYKWKRDPLLIDCVLMYAQRGSGKRSSFYSDYTFGCWNGDPDAGAELLPVGKAYSGFTDDELKKLDRHVRQNTVNRFGPVRETDKSLVFEVAFDSAHVSKRHKSGLAMRFPRIHRIRWDKPAHEADRIDALRALVRD
- a CDS encoding gamma carbonic anhydrase family protein, yielding MTNETPLARPGVNIVPIHGKIPQIHESAFVAPGCTIIGDVTIGAGSSIWYNCVLRADVSRIVIGERTNVQDGSVLHCDPPRSGDPDGSPLIIGDDVLIGHMAMIHGCTIADRGFVGLGAIAMNKAVIGSDAMLAAGAMLTEGKVMGERELWGGRPARKMRDLDDAAVAGMRIGTAHYAENAKHHAEAVAAALGKGASEG